One Pseudomonas sp. HOU2 genomic window carries:
- a CDS encoding EscU/YscU/HrcU family type III secretion system export apparatus switch protein produces the protein MNDSTAPRQAIALKYDGNHAPTLTAKGDEELAEEILRIARDCEVPIYENAELVRLLARMELGDSIPEELYRTIAEIIAFAWNLKGKFPEGHDPDAPMVEKDITARGDDY, from the coding sequence ATGAACGATTCCACTGCTCCACGCCAGGCCATCGCCCTCAAATACGACGGCAACCACGCCCCGACCCTCACCGCCAAGGGCGACGAGGAACTGGCCGAAGAAATCCTGCGCATCGCCCGCGACTGCGAAGTGCCGATCTATGAAAACGCCGAGCTGGTGCGGCTGTTGGCGCGCATGGAGCTGGGCGACAGCATCCCCGAGGAGCTGTATCGCACAATCGCCGAGATCATCGCGTTTGCGTGGAATCTGAAGGGGAAATTCCCCGAGGGGCACGACCCGGATGCGCCGATGGTCGAGAAGGACATCACCGCACGTGGGGATGATTATTAG